One genomic segment of Impatiens glandulifera chromosome 6, dImpGla2.1, whole genome shotgun sequence includes these proteins:
- the LOC124942842 gene encoding probable glycosyltransferase At5g11130, giving the protein MVRSFKIWVYKEGQPPLFHIGPVNNLYSIEGQFIDEMESGRSHFLAHRPEDATTFFIPVSIVKIIFNIYRPLTTYSRASLQKVVSDYITVVANKYPFWNRSMGADHFFVSCHDWAPHVSTGNPELFKNFIRVLCNANSSEGFKFTRDVSLPETFIPFGSLGPQHTSIDTPSNRTIFAFFAGGEHGDVREQLFKYWKDKDKEIQVHSYLPKNINYYESLGNTKFCLCPSGYEVASPRIVESIHAGCVPVIISEGYVLPFSDTLDWTKFSFHLPVSKIRRLKKMLKGISKKEYEEKRKAVLQVQRHFVVNRPSKPFDLIHMVLHSIWLRRLNIGLPL; this is encoded by the exons ATGGTGAGGTCTTTCAAAATATGGGTGTACAAAGAAGGACAACCTCCATTATTTCACATTGGACCGGTAAATAACCTATACTCGATCGAGGGCCAATTTATCGACGAGATGGAGAGTGGTCGTAGCCATTTTCTAGCCCATCGCCCCGAAGATGCTACAACATTTTTCATTCCGGTTAGCATAGTGAAAATAATCTTCAATATTTATAGACCGCTCACCACTTATTCCAGAGCTAGTCTCCAAAAAGTGGTGTCTGATTACATAACCGTGGTTGCGAATAAATACCCATTTTGGAATAGGAGCATGGGGGCCGACCACTTCTTTGTTTCATGCCATGATTGG GCACCTCATGTTTCGACAGGCAATCCGGAACTATTCAAGAACTTTATAAGAGTTCTATGCAATGCCAATTCTTCCGAAGGGTTTAAATTCACTAGAGATGTTTCTCTTCCAGAAACCTTCATACCCTTCGGGAGTCTTGGACCACAACATACAAGCATTGACACTCCGAGCAATCGCACAATTTTCGCTTTTTTTGCGGGAGGTGAGCATGGGGACGTAAGGGAACAACTTTTCAAGTATTGGAAAGATAAAGACAAGGAAATTCAAGTTCATAGCTATCTcccaaaaaacataaattattatgaatCCTTAGGAAACACGAAGTTTTGTTTGTGTCCAAGTGGATACGAAGTCGCGAGTCCTAGGATTGTCGAGTCAATACATGCTGGTTGTGTACCTGTGATTATATCAGAAGGTTACGTGCTTCCTTTTAGCGACACATTAGATTGGACAAAATTCTCGTTTCATCTGCCTGTTTCGAAGATTCGACGTCTCAAGAAAATGTTGAAAGGAATTTCGAAGAAAGAATACGAAGAAAAACGAAAGGCAGTTCTTCAAGTGCAACGACATTTTGTGGTTAATCGTCCGAGTAAACCATTTGACCTAATTCATATGGTTCTTCATTCTATATGGCTTAGGAGGCTTAATATAGGCTTGCCATTGTAA